Proteins from a single region of Streptomyces sp. HUAS 15-9:
- a CDS encoding argininosuccinate synthase — MYTWSRPTAAPGETETLTVAFEHGLPVTVDGVPLELTELIDQLNR, encoded by the coding sequence ATGTACACCTGGAGCAGGCCCACCGCCGCTCCTGGTGAGACGGAGACCCTGACCGTGGCGTTCGAGCACGGCCTGCCCGTCACCGTCGACGGCGTTCCCCTCGAGCTGACCGAGCTGATCGACCAGCTCAACCGGTGA
- a CDS encoding 2OG-Fe dioxygenase family protein, whose amino-acid sequence MIGRTDVTGGESGVYTDEGEHLMTTTLSQAGDILLGDDRRTLHSVTPVKPVDPDLAAHRDVLVIAYTAR is encoded by the coding sequence GTGATCGGCCGCACCGACGTGACCGGCGGCGAGAGCGGCGTGTACACCGACGAGGGCGAGCACCTCATGACCACTACGCTGTCCCAGGCCGGCGACATCCTGCTCGGCGACGACCGCCGCACGCTGCACTCGGTGACCCCGGTAAAGCCGGTGGACCCCGACCTCGCCGCACACCGCGATGTCCTGGTGATCGCTTACACCGCGCGCTGA
- a CDS encoding DMT family transporter codes for MPATAPRRAWLTDLPVLLVAVVWGSSYLAAKEVTTVRTVLAVLVLRFAVVLPVLTVGGWRRLRAMDRAHIRGAGILGLILAGIFLLETYGVVHTSATNAGLIISLTMIFTPIAESGLRRTPLPRSFMAAAVLSVLGVVLLTQGAGFTEPSFGDLLMLGAAVARTVHVLAMSRMKSAQGADSLSMTTVQLAAAVLVFALLSVVPGTGTAPWTAAADLGAAGWLGLLYLSVFCTLFAFFVQMWAVRRTSPSRVSLLLGTEPVWAAVVGIALAGDRPGWLGLVGAVLVLAGTSWGRTAAEPAPRTKPEERAAAAAQTTAGPSPQPETALGSVVEPAGADGTHPGLEPARRA; via the coding sequence GTGCCCGCCACCGCGCCCCGCCGTGCATGGCTGACCGACCTGCCCGTCCTGCTGGTCGCGGTGGTCTGGGGTTCCAGCTATCTGGCCGCGAAGGAGGTCACCACCGTCCGGACCGTGCTCGCCGTCCTGGTCCTGCGCTTCGCGGTCGTCCTGCCCGTGCTCACCGTCGGGGGGTGGCGCAGGCTGCGCGCCATGGACCGCGCACACATACGCGGAGCGGGAATCCTCGGCCTCATCCTTGCCGGGATCTTCCTCCTGGAGACGTACGGCGTCGTGCACACCTCGGCGACCAACGCCGGGCTCATCATCAGCCTCACCATGATCTTCACCCCGATCGCGGAGAGCGGGCTGCGGCGCACCCCGCTGCCCCGGTCGTTCATGGCGGCGGCCGTGCTCTCGGTGCTCGGGGTGGTGCTCCTCACCCAGGGCGCGGGCTTCACCGAGCCGTCCTTCGGCGACCTGCTGATGCTGGGTGCCGCGGTCGCCCGGACCGTGCACGTCCTCGCGATGTCCCGGATGAAGTCCGCGCAGGGCGCGGACTCCCTGTCCATGACCACGGTCCAACTCGCCGCCGCGGTCCTGGTGTTCGCCCTGCTCTCCGTGGTGCCCGGCACCGGCACCGCGCCCTGGACGGCCGCCGCGGACCTTGGCGCGGCTGGCTGGCTGGGTCTGCTCTACCTGTCCGTCTTCTGCACCCTGTTCGCCTTCTTCGTGCAGATGTGGGCCGTACGGCGCACCTCCCCGTCCCGGGTCAGCCTGCTGCTCGGTACCGAGCCGGTGTGGGCCGCGGTCGTCGGCATCGCGCTCGCCGGCGACCGGCCGGGCTGGCTCGGCCTCGTGGGCGCCGTCCTCGTCCTCGCCGGTACGTCGTGGGGCCGCACGGCGGCCGAGCCCGCGCCGAGGACGAAGCCCGAAGAACGCGCCGCGGCCGCCGCACAGACCACCGCCGGGCCCTCACCGCAGCCCGAGACCGCCCTCGGATCAGTCGTCGAGCCAGCCGGAGCGGACGGCACACACCCCGGCCTGGAACCGGCTCGCCGCGCCTAG
- a CDS encoding argininosuccinate synthase domain-containing protein codes for MIGNQVGEDLRPPLIRSFAQLASLDPDRPVVTLFSGGQDSSYLLLRLRQMGVREIHAVSVDIGEDESRTYKRQVAEALGARIHIPDRREEFAARHVAPAIAAQAVCLGIHPVSSSLSRPLIARPAVDLARAIGAQCVLHTANRSQNTLRRLNGALRLLGYEGAFGSPYDLDAVTRERKPAELGEAGVGLLAGRIVSGDSNLWCREFESASSTIPNCTRCRRRCTPGAGPPPLLVRRRP; via the coding sequence GTGATCGGCAATCAGGTTGGAGAAGACCTCCGTCCGCCGCTCATACGGTCCTTCGCGCAGCTCGCGTCGCTGGATCCGGACCGGCCCGTCGTCACCCTGTTCAGCGGCGGCCAGGACAGCTCGTATCTGCTGCTGCGGCTGCGGCAGATGGGTGTCCGCGAGATCCACGCGGTGAGCGTCGACATCGGCGAGGACGAGTCCCGCACATACAAGCGCCAGGTGGCCGAGGCACTCGGCGCCCGGATCCACATCCCCGACCGGCGGGAGGAGTTCGCCGCCCGCCATGTGGCACCCGCCATTGCCGCACAGGCCGTCTGCCTGGGCATCCATCCGGTGAGCTCCAGCCTCAGCCGCCCGCTGATCGCCAGGCCCGCGGTCGACCTCGCCCGTGCCATCGGCGCGCAGTGCGTACTGCATACCGCCAACCGCTCGCAGAACACGCTGCGCCGCCTCAACGGGGCACTTCGGCTGCTCGGCTACGAGGGTGCCTTCGGCAGCCCGTACGACCTGGACGCGGTCACCCGGGAGCGGAAGCCGGCCGAGCTGGGCGAAGCGGGCGTCGGGCTGCTCGCGGGGCGCATCGTCAGCGGCGACTCCAACCTGTGGTGCCGGGAGTTCGAGTCGGCATCCTCGACGATCCCGAACTGCACGAGGTGCCGGAGGAGATGTACACCTGGAGCAGGCCCACCGCCGCTCCTGGTGAGACGGAGACCCTGA
- a CDS encoding DUF779 domain-containing protein produces MSERATRVELTAAAEDLLRRLTEHHGPLMFHQSGGCCDGSAPMCYPRGEFRVGAADVLLGRVAGDTPFWMSAGQYAYWRHSRLTVDVVPGRGSGFSLEAPEGVRFLLRSRILTDEEWQRLAAEPPLPTGADMPG; encoded by the coding sequence ATGAGCGAGCGGGCGACGCGAGTCGAACTGACCGCAGCCGCTGAGGACTTGCTGAGACGACTGACGGAACATCACGGCCCGCTGATGTTCCACCAGTCCGGCGGCTGCTGCGACGGCAGCGCGCCCATGTGCTACCCGCGCGGCGAGTTCCGGGTCGGCGCCGCGGACGTCCTGCTGGGCCGGGTCGCCGGGGACACACCGTTCTGGATGAGCGCCGGCCAGTACGCGTACTGGCGGCACAGCCGCCTCACCGTCGACGTGGTCCCCGGCCGGGGCAGCGGCTTCTCCCTCGAAGCCCCCGAGGGCGTGCGCTTCCTGCTCCGGTCCCGGATCCTCACCGACGAGGAGTGGCAGCGCCTGGCAGCCGAACCGCCCCTGCCGACCGGGGCGGACATGCCGGGGTGA
- a CDS encoding ATP-binding protein, which produces MSTTTLTKKKHWSPGARPAASRPAAPRPAGRPASERVAVLALPAEIPWVPEARHCVTAVLARWRLSSGDRESAELIVAELAANAAQHGGEDMTLQLSLHAGALRISVTDSGTRARPLPARHTDPDEHGRGLSILELLAHEVRVHQSPRGRHVNVVLHAASEEPEPVETPGPRCG; this is translated from the coding sequence ATGAGCACCACCACACTCACGAAGAAGAAGCACTGGTCTCCCGGGGCCCGCCCCGCCGCATCCCGCCCGGCCGCACCCCGCCCGGCAGGCCGACCCGCTTCCGAACGCGTGGCCGTCCTGGCACTGCCGGCCGAGATCCCCTGGGTCCCGGAGGCCCGCCACTGCGTCACGGCGGTCCTGGCCCGGTGGCGGCTGTCCTCCGGCGACCGGGAATCCGCCGAACTCATCGTCGCCGAACTCGCCGCGAACGCCGCTCAGCACGGCGGCGAGGACATGACACTTCAGCTGTCCCTGCACGCCGGAGCCCTGCGGATCTCGGTGACGGACTCCGGCACCCGGGCCCGGCCGCTGCCTGCCCGGCACACCGACCCGGACGAACACGGCCGGGGACTGTCCATCCTCGAGCTCCTGGCCCACGAGGTCCGCGTCCACCAGAGCCCTCGCGGCCGGCACGTCAACGTGGTCCTCCACGCGGCGTCCGAGGAACCGGAACCCGTGGAGACCCCGGGTCCACGGTGTGGATGA